From Pristiophorus japonicus isolate sPriJap1 chromosome 1, sPriJap1.hap1, whole genome shotgun sequence, a single genomic window includes:
- the LOC139269759 gene encoding zinc finger protein 239-like: MEKPWKCGDCGKGFNYPSQLETHRRSHTGVRPFTCPVCGKGFTQISHMLRHQQIHTGERPFTCPMCGKRFTNSSELMTHQRVHTDERPFSCSHCGKRFRHSCNLMSHQRVHTRERPFTCPMCGKGFTHSSSFLRHQRGHTGERPFTCSVCERGFINSSELLRHRRIHTGERPFNCSVCGKGFTQSSHLLRHQRVHRAGLLDTLKACLIKCNVPTDTWESLAKDRPKWRKCIREGAEHLQSHWREHAETKRRQQKELVANQSHPSFPSTTACSTRDRDYNSRIGLFSHLRIH; encoded by the exons atggagaaaccgtggaaatgtggagactgtggaaagggattcaattacccatcccagctggaaactcatcgacgcagtcacactggggtgaggccattcacctgccccgtgtgtggaaagggattcactcagatatcccacatgctgagacaccagcaaattcacacaggggagaggccgttcacctgccccatgtgtgggaagagattcactaatTCATCTGAGCttatgacacaccagcgagttcacactgacgagagaccattCAGTTGCTCTCACTGCGGGAAGAGGTTCAGGCATTCATGCAACCTCatgtcacaccagcgagttcacaccagggAAAGGCCGTTCActtgccccatgtgtgggaagggattcactcactcatccAGCTTTCTGAGACACcaacgaggtcacactggggagaggccgtttacctgctccgtgtgtgagagGGGATTTATTAATTCATCCGAACTTCTGAGACAccgacgcattcacactggggagagaccattcaactgctccgtgtgcgggaagggattcactcagtcatcccacctgctgagacaccagcgagttcacag agctggattattggacaccctcaaagcctgcttgataaaatgcaatgtccccactgacacctgggaatccctggccaaagaccgccctaagtggaggaagtgcatccgggagggcgctgagcaccttcagTCTCATtggcgagaacatgcagaaaccaagcgcaggcaacagaaggagcttgtggcaaaccagtcccatccatcctttccttcaacaactgcctgttccacccgtgacagagactataattcccgtattggactgttcagtcacctaagaattcattaa